The Chryseobacterium nakagawai genome has a segment encoding these proteins:
- a CDS encoding COG1470 family protein: MIKTWTLLIFILFPLFTFSQQSSDRLASKKDSLMPGTSTSIPFRLENNSLENKVYDISVTTSSPLITPILAKGEFQIQAHETSVYLVPLRISTEAVQGDYSIVLHITDRSTGLIFTKSSQITVSVNRKLSLTALDSPEFTRAGETIRASFLLKNNGNITENITLESKNAVIDHDASITLSPNESKVIIIYKKTNPELEQNEFQNLNLSVYSKDDPKENQSVYISTHVISVQPASMDIYHRLPVVASLSFIGMKNMGVYHDGFQGEIYGKGTLDKENKNQIEFHAATHNPIEFNTFTQYEEYFVNYKRDKLFVHLGDKTYSSSYLTEFARYGRGAEIRYDFNKISLGGFYNHPRFFRDIKDEFNIYSAFKIRKESEISVGYLYKIPMKENSDFRNIQLDSEAHLPYTKGKFKVSKNINLSGEFAYSTTKKNEGTAYMAQAEVNFEKLNGNLMYMKASPQFAGYFTNTSTFSGYLQYRVSKKINVFANYMQDAKNFQRDTLFLAAPYRKYFQYGIQYKYLSNGFIMLNNGYQKYQDRLEPKQFDYYERFIRVSVDQHIGVFQINLEGQFGKTDNYLTGFNGNSTLYSANLSFEKFKTSFNVFGSYAMTSRYQLQNQKQLYYGARVFSRFSDKTSLSIFYQNNYMPEEYFKDRNLFELLFHQQLFPGNDLDLSGRYSLQRGQIGDKDFIFSMRYTWRPNIPVQRTAEYVSLSGNINTLGIKKKEGIRLMLGSYLSVTDKEGNYLFKNVIPGNYFLEIDRSTIEINDIPTLSIPAALSLNNKENIFNFGLTTAANIQGYIQLSETEEKNQTDIETLQTKKGKNKRESIIVEAIGNDQTFRKICFIGEAFDFTYLRPGDWTVKLYRNGLDKRYKISTDKFQITLKPSEIKKLNIQIVKQQIEIKYQQESLKVGYNQIKNKK, from the coding sequence ATGATTAAAACCTGGACGTTATTAATTTTTATATTATTCCCGTTATTTACTTTTTCTCAACAGTCATCTGACCGATTGGCGAGTAAAAAAGATAGTTTAATGCCGGGAACGTCTACCTCTATTCCTTTCAGACTGGAAAACAATTCGCTTGAAAATAAGGTGTATGATATTTCTGTCACTACTTCAAGTCCGCTTATCACTCCCATCCTTGCAAAAGGAGAATTTCAGATTCAGGCCCATGAAACCTCTGTATATCTTGTTCCTCTACGTATCTCAACAGAAGCTGTTCAGGGCGACTACTCTATTGTATTACATATTACGGATCGATCTACGGGACTCATTTTTACAAAGTCCTCACAAATAACGGTTTCCGTCAACAGGAAGCTTTCCCTTACTGCATTGGATTCACCGGAGTTTACCCGGGCAGGAGAAACCATCCGGGCTTCCTTCCTTTTAAAAAACAATGGAAATATTACTGAAAACATTACTCTGGAAAGTAAAAATGCTGTTATCGATCATGACGCATCAATTACGCTCAGTCCAAATGAATCCAAAGTGATTATCATATATAAGAAGACCAATCCGGAGCTTGAGCAAAATGAATTTCAAAATCTAAACCTTTCAGTATACTCTAAAGATGATCCTAAGGAAAATCAAAGCGTTTATATCAGTACTCACGTGATATCCGTACAACCTGCCAGCATGGATATCTATCATCGGCTTCCTGTGGTTGCTTCATTATCCTTCATCGGAATGAAAAATATGGGAGTCTATCATGACGGTTTTCAAGGCGAAATCTATGGCAAAGGAACACTGGATAAAGAAAATAAAAACCAGATTGAGTTTCATGCCGCCACCCACAATCCTATTGAGTTCAATACTTTTACTCAGTATGAAGAATATTTTGTGAACTATAAAAGGGATAAATTATTTGTTCATCTGGGTGATAAAACATACTCTTCCTCCTATTTAACTGAATTTGCCAGATATGGCCGTGGGGCAGAAATCCGATATGATTTTAATAAAATAAGTTTAGGGGGTTTTTACAACCATCCCCGATTTTTCAGAGATATTAAGGATGAATTTAATATCTACTCAGCATTTAAAATTCGTAAAGAATCTGAAATTTCCGTTGGATATCTTTACAAAATACCGATGAAGGAAAATTCTGATTTTAGGAATATCCAATTAGATTCTGAAGCTCATCTTCCTTATACCAAAGGAAAATTCAAAGTTTCGAAAAACATTAACCTTTCGGGAGAATTTGCTTATAGCACCACAAAGAAAAATGAAGGAACAGCCTATATGGCGCAGGCTGAAGTGAATTTTGAAAAGTTGAATGGAAATCTGATGTATATGAAAGCAAGCCCACAATTTGCAGGCTACTTTACCAATACCAGTACTTTCAGCGGATATCTTCAGTACAGAGTATCGAAAAAAATCAATGTTTTTGCCAATTATATGCAGGATGCTAAAAACTTTCAGAGAGATACCTTATTTCTGGCCGCTCCCTACAGAAAATATTTTCAATATGGAATACAGTATAAGTACCTTTCCAATGGCTTTATAATGCTTAATAATGGCTATCAAAAATACCAGGATCGTTTAGAGCCTAAACAGTTTGATTATTATGAGCGTTTCATTAGAGTCTCTGTAGACCAGCATATCGGAGTATTTCAGATTAACCTTGAAGGGCAATTTGGAAAAACAGATAATTATCTGACAGGATTTAATGGAAATTCAACGTTATATTCCGCAAATCTCTCATTTGAAAAATTTAAAACATCATTCAACGTCTTTGGAAGCTATGCCATGACTTCCAGATATCAATTACAAAACCAAAAACAGTTGTATTATGGAGCAAGAGTGTTTAGCAGGTTCTCAGATAAAACAAGCTTAAGCATTTTTTACCAAAACAACTACATGCCTGAGGAATACTTTAAAGACAGAAATTTATTTGAGTTATTATTCCACCAGCAATTATTTCCAGGAAACGACCTGGATCTTTCAGGAAGATACTCACTACAAAGGGGACAAATAGGAGATAAGGATTTTATATTTTCAATGCGCTATACCTGGCGGCCAAATATTCCTGTGCAAAGAACTGCCGAATATGTTTCGTTATCCGGTAATATCAATACCCTTGGAATCAAAAAAAAGGAAGGCATAAGATTAATGCTGGGAAGCTATCTATCTGTTACAGACAAAGAAGGTAATTATTTATTTAAAAATGTGATTCCAGGTAATTATTTCCTGGAAATAGATCGTTCCACCATAGAAATCAATGATATCCCAACCCTCTCAATTCCAGCAGCATTATCCCTTAATAACAAGGAAAACATTTTTAATTTCGGACTCACTACAGCCGCAAATATACAAGGCTATATCCAACTTTCGGAAACGGAAGAAAAAAATCAAACGGATATTGAAACATTACAAACTAAAAAAGGAAAAAATAAGAGAGAAAGCATCATTGTAGAAGCCATTGGCAACGATCAGACTTTTCGTAAAATATGTTTTATAGGAGAAGCATTCGATTTTACCTATCTCCGGCCGGGAGACTGGACAGTTAAACTGTATAGAAATGGTCTTGATAAACGATATAAAATTTCAACAGATAAATTTCAAATTACTTTAAAACCTTCAGAAATAAAAAAACTCAACATCCAGATTGTTAAACAACAGATAGAAATTAAATATCAGCAGGAATCCTTAAAAGTAGGATATAATCAAATAAAAAATAAGAAATGA
- a CDS encoding SusD/RagB family nutrient-binding outer membrane lipoprotein: MKKYILSLIALAVVCTSCNDFEDINNDPFSVDINKAEPEYFLNNSILGAQQDPNIAERTFVLYWKTAARQHLSTGIAGGSYDDSWTVEYWKGISEWLNNANATIEIANEKKAIGQGKPHYDNLIQVARIWRAYLMSEFSDNFGPQPIQAFKGVNPGFNSEKEVYYFILDELKDAVTKMDVNQPIPSNPNAYDMVYSFKWSQWVKYANSMRMRVAMRISEVDPAKAKTEFEAAANSNMFISTSDDNFRVKEDTGWNPLSGVMSREWNSQILSATLNNMYIGLGGVNSTDQLPAAQHTAVKDADYIGIKYDEQFSTMTNDPTAGYWLDGLPNKIDPRAYKTFYIPGDFNNPIYSLYPINTNQASTNSGDLTFANGSKVTINTVNTWNTTTIGNWGVKGQRNGLRGVIGCMPALGKQYREGKNFRIFFASWETYFLMAEAALKGWAVPMSDDAAYNKGIQDSFAYNGVSQFYIQYITSTDYNRDGTSVAYSHVAEPGASHTMNYKDPSTGNMVSVEIKYPVNTIYKNGSVKNDKLTKIITQKYIANMPWLPLESWSDQRRLGLPFFENPAIETPLVNLPSLNSGNYMTNSIQNFPQRLRYPSTFRNTDQDGYTKAVQLLGGQDAVLTPLWWAKH, from the coding sequence ATGAAAAAATATATTTTATCCCTCATTGCGTTGGCTGTCGTTTGTACATCATGTAATGATTTTGAAGACATCAATAACGATCCGTTTTCTGTAGATATTAATAAAGCAGAACCGGAGTATTTTTTAAATAATTCTATTTTAGGAGCACAGCAAGATCCCAATATTGCTGAACGTACTTTTGTTTTGTATTGGAAAACTGCTGCAAGACAGCATTTGTCGACAGGAATTGCAGGTGGATCATATGATGATTCCTGGACTGTAGAATATTGGAAAGGAATTTCAGAATGGCTGAATAATGCCAATGCAACTATTGAAATTGCCAATGAAAAGAAAGCAATAGGTCAGGGCAAACCTCATTATGATAATCTTATCCAGGTAGCCAGGATTTGGAGAGCTTATCTGATGAGCGAGTTTTCTGATAATTTTGGTCCACAGCCAATTCAGGCATTTAAAGGAGTAAATCCTGGTTTTAATTCTGAAAAAGAGGTGTATTATTTTATTTTAGATGAGTTAAAGGATGCAGTTACTAAAATGGATGTGAACCAACCTATTCCTTCCAATCCTAATGCTTATGATATGGTCTATAGCTTTAAATGGAGTCAATGGGTAAAATATGCCAACTCCATGAGAATGAGAGTGGCGATGAGAATTTCAGAAGTGGATCCTGCCAAAGCAAAAACAGAGTTTGAGGCCGCAGCTAATTCTAATATGTTCATCAGTACAAGCGATGATAATTTTAGAGTTAAAGAAGATACCGGTTGGAATCCTTTATCAGGAGTAATGTCTAGGGAATGGAATTCACAGATTTTATCAGCTACCCTTAATAATATGTATATTGGTTTGGGAGGAGTTAATTCTACAGATCAATTGCCTGCTGCTCAGCATACAGCTGTGAAAGATGCTGATTATATCGGCATAAAATATGATGAACAGTTCTCAACAATGACCAATGACCCAACTGCAGGATATTGGCTGGATGGGCTTCCAAATAAAATCGATCCAAGGGCTTATAAAACATTTTATATTCCCGGAGATTTCAACAATCCAATTTATTCCCTTTATCCTATTAATACCAACCAAGCGTCTACTAATAGTGGAGATCTTACTTTTGCCAACGGTTCTAAAGTTACTATCAATACGGTAAATACCTGGAATACGACTACTATAGGGAACTGGGGTGTAAAAGGCCAAAGAAACGGGTTAAGAGGAGTTATTGGATGCATGCCGGCGTTAGGAAAACAATATAGAGAAGGTAAGAACTTTCGAATCTTTTTTGCAAGTTGGGAAACTTATTTCCTGATGGCTGAAGCAGCCCTGAAAGGATGGGCAGTTCCAATGAGTGATGATGCGGCCTATAATAAAGGAATTCAGGATAGCTTTGCGTATAATGGAGTTTCACAATTTTATATTCAGTATATTACCTCAACGGATTATAACCGTGACGGAACTTCTGTAGCTTATAGCCATGTGGCAGAGCCTGGAGCCAGTCATACCATGAATTATAAAGATCCTTCTACTGGAAATATGGTTTCTGTTGAAATTAAATACCCGGTGAATACCATCTACAAAAATGGCTCAGTGAAAAATGATAAGCTTACAAAAATCATTACCCAAAAATACATTGCGAATATGCCATGGCTTCCTTTAGAATCCTGGAGCGATCAACGAAGACTGGGATTACCTTTCTTTGAAAACCCTGCAATAGAAACACCGTTGGTTAATTTACCTAGTTTGAATTCAGGAAATTATATGACAAACTCTATTCAGAATTTCCCTCAGAGGCTAAGATATCCAAGTACTTTCAGGAATACAGATCAGGATGGGTACACAAAAGCAGTGCAGTTACTGGGCGGACAAGATGCAGTTCTTACCCCTCTTTGGTGGGCAAAGCACTAA